In the Bacillus sp. HSf4 genome, TACGTCAAAGGGCTTGGCATGAGACTGATCAAGAAAACGGTCAATCAGGATGATCCGACAATGTATCATTTGTTTTACGGTGATGAGGTTGCAACCCCTGGTTCAGATTTGACGTTTTTCGAGATTCCGATGCTGGCCCGAAAGATACAAGGAACAAACTGCATTTCATCAGTGTCCCTCAGGGTTCCGAGCGAGGAAGCCCTCGGTTTTTGGCAGCGGCGCCTTGATGAACTCGGCGTCAGGCAAGACGGGATCATGCAGCGTGCGGGACGGAGCGTTCTCCGCTTTTTCGATCATGAAGGGCAAACGATCATTCTTGTAGCGGACGCTGAAGGTAAAGATCATGGGGTGCCAGTGAAAAACAGTCCTATTCCGGAAGAGTTTCAGATCAGAGGACTTGGGCCTGTCGAGCTGTCCGTTCCCGATAGAGGCCCGACTGAAGAAGTGCTGACAGAACTTCTCGGCTTTAAGCGTGTTGCAAAAGAGGAGCTTGATGGAAGCGGCCGGGAGCTGGTTGTGTTTGAATCAGGAGACGGCGGAGCCGCCACAGAGGTTCATCTCACAGAAACGCAAGACATGAGAAGAGAGCGTCCCGGAAAAGGCAGTGTCCACCATGTCGCATTCCGCGTCAAAAATGAAGACGAACTGCAAAAATGGCATGAAAAAATCAGTGCGCACGGTTTCACGAATTCCGGCATTGTTGAGCGCTATTATTTTAAAGCGCTCTATTTCAGAGAGCCGAACGGCATCCTCTTTGAGCTTTCCACCGACGGACCCGGCTTTCATGTTGACGAAGGACTCGATGAGCTGGGACAAAGCCTTGCGCTTCCGCCATACCTTGAAAACAGGCGAACAGAAATCGAAGCCCGTCTTACACCGATCAAATAAAAAACAAGGCCCGTGTTAAGGGCCTTGTTTTTTGTTATATCAAACAGGGGGGATTGATTTAAGAAGATGCTTCTTCTTTTTGATCAAGTTTCACTTGCTTGGTCATTGTCTTGCCGTTTCTGATGATTTTCACTTTTATCGTATCGCCGATTTGCGTATCTTTGTACAGGATGTTGCGAAGGGTGCTGCCGGCAGCGGTTTCTTTGTCGTTCAGGCTGACGATCACATCATTTTCTTTAAGCCCCGCTTTTTCGGCAGGAGATCCTGAAGCGACTTGGCCGATGTAGACGCCTTTGTTTAATTGGCTGCTCTTTAAACCGAGTGTTCCGGTTTGATAGTTTTCCGGAACCTGGCTCAGATCCATCATGCTGATGCCGATGTATGGACGTTCGATTTTGCCTTTGGACATCAGCTCTTCTGCAATCGGTTTGACATCATTGCTCGGAATCGCAAAACCGATGCCTTCCACGCCTGTTTCACTGATCTTCATGCTGTTGATGCCGATCACTTCGCCTTTCGTGTTCAACAGAGCACCGCCGCTGTTACCAGGATTGATCGCGGCATCCGTTTGAATGACGTTCATTTCCGTTTCGCCGGCAGATGTGTTGACGGATACGGTCCGGTCAACACCGCTGATGATTCCTTGTGTGACGGTGCGGGAAAGGTCTTTGCCGAGCGGATTGCCGATGGCGACGACCGATTCGCCCGCCCTTAAGCTTGACGAATCTCCGAATGACGCCACTTTTTCGACGTTATCCGCAGAAATTTCGACAACGGCAAGGTCTGTCAAGGAGTCGCTTCCGACCAGTTTGCCCTCGACTTCTTTCCCGTTTGAGAGAGAAACCTTCAGCTTGCTTGCGCCTTCGACGACATGGTTGTTCGTAATGATATACGCTTTTCCGTTCGCTTTTTTATAAATGACGCCTGAACCCGTGCCTGTTTCTTCCTCGGTTGAGCTGCCGCTGTTCGTGTTATCGCTGCTCTCAAAGCCGAACATATCATTCTCTGTCTGTTTTTGATAGTTTGAGATGCCGACGATGGCCGGCGATATGTTCTCAACCATTGCTGACACGTCGGAAGAGCTTGTAGATGACAGCTTTTCCGTCTTCGTCTCGTTCGCTGACGAAGAAGTGGATGTTTGATTGGTTTGTGTCTGAGCGGACGAATCGACTGTCTGGTCTTTTGAGTGCTGATAAGTCGACACGCCGAGGACGAGGCTTCCGCCGATGATGCCGCTGATGATCGGCGTCATCCATGATAGTCTCCGCTTTTGTTGTTCTGGTTTTAATTTTTGATTTGGCTGTTTATCAGAGACGATGATTTCGTTTTCGGTTTGAGGTTGATTTTCCCTGTTATATTCCATTTTCTCCACGCTCCTATTGTTATCATATCCTTTGATACACCCATCATAAACAAAGACTGTGGGATAAACATGAAAAGAATGTGGGAAATTGTCAAAGGAAAAGGATAGAATAGATATGGATGCTTTTTTCTTACAATACGACATTCCAGAGGTGTTGACGAACATTGAACAAAATCGGTTTTATCGGATACGGGAGCATGGCGCGGATGATCGCGGGCAAGCTGCTTCAACAAGACAACATAAAGGGCGAGACGGTGCTTGTTGCAACAAGGGCTGACAGAGACAAAGCAGCGGCCGCCCAAAGGCTTCATCCGGATGTCTCCTTCCAATCGTCTGAAGATCTCGCAAAGCAGTGCGGACTCATCTTCATCTGTGTTCCGCCTTTAGCGGTGAAAGAAACGCTCACAAACATCAATCCATTTCTTCAGGAACACGCACATATCGTGTCAATTGCTGCGGGCATCACGCTTGAACGGCTGCACGAATGGACAAACCGGCAAGTATCAAGATACATCCCGACTTTGACATCTGAAGCGGGAGTCGGCATTTCGCTTGTCGTGCACGGCGAACGGGTGACAGAAGACAATAAAACCAGTCTCGAAGGATACCTTTCCCCTTTCAGCAAAGTAAAAAACATCAGCGAGAACGATATCGATGCCGCGAGCAATTTAACAAGCTCTTCACCGGGTTTTATCGCCGCGATTTTTGAAGAGTTCGCCCAGTCCGCAGTCAGAAACAGCAGTCTGACGAAAGAAGAAGCGTTTGAGTTCCTGATCCATTCTTTAGTAGGTACTGGGAAACTTTTGTTGGAACAACAAATGACCTTTGAAGAAACCCTTCGACGGGTGGCGACAAAAGGCGGCATTACAGCAGAAGGCGCAGAGGTTATTCAGCAGGCTGTACCAGAGGTTTTTGATAAGCTGTTTGAGAGAACGCTGGACAAGTATCAATCATTAAAAGATGCCGTACGGCCATAAGCGGGGAGGCTGCCTTTTTGAGGGCAGCCTTTTCGTGCTGTTCGACAAATTTCTTCACATTTCCATTGTTATCTTAAATTTCTAAATTTCCCAATAGTTATTGAAATCCTATTAAGATTTTAATATAATTTGTTAGAATATTCATAAAATAATAAAAAATTTGAGATGTTTTTGATGAGGGGGAATTTTGTGAAGCTGTACATGTCCGTTGATATGGAAGGAATTTCTGGACTTCCTGATGATACGTTTGTCGATTCAAGCAAGCTGAACTATGAGCGGGGAAGGGCGATCATGACGGATGAAGCCAATCATGTGATTGAAGCAGCGTTGCAAAACGGCTGTTCAGAAGTGCTTGTCAATGACAGCCATTCAAAAATGAACAATATTTTGATCGAGCGCCTCCATCCTGAAGCACAGCTTATTTCAGGGGATGTCAAGCCGTTTTCGATGGTTCAGGGACTTGATGAAACATATGGGGGAGCGGTGTTTCTCGGCTATCACGCGCGGGCGTCGATGAGAGGCGTGATGTCGCACAGCATGATCTTCGGTGTTCGGCATTTTTACATAAACGATCAGACGGTCGGCGAGCTCGGCTTTAACGCTTATGTAGCCGGCTATTACGGCGTTCCGGTCATCATGGTGGCCGGTGACAGTGAGGCCGCGGCTGAAGCGAAGGAGCTGATCCCGAACGTGACGACCGCGGCCGTGAAAGAAACGATTTCGCGTTCGGCCGTCAAATGTCTGACACCTGAGAAAGCGGGGCGTCTTTTAAAGGAACAGACGGCTTATGCGCTGCAAAACAGGGACAAGGTCAAGCCCCTCACACCTCCGGACAGGCCGGTGCTCAGCATCGAATTTGCCAACTACGGCCAGGCGGAGTGGGCGAACTTGATGCCCGGCACTGAAATCAAACCGGGAACGACGATTGTCCGCTATCAAGCGAAAGATATTTTGGAGGCCTACCAAGCGATGCTTGTCATGACAGAGCTGGCGATGCGGACGACATTTTCCTAGGAAGGTGTGATGGACATGGCGGGTTACATCATGAAGCGGTTTTTCTCGATGCTTGTGACCATTTTGGTGATCACAACATTGACCTTTGTGATGATGAAAGTGATTCCGGGTTCTCCTTTTAATGAGGAGCGAAACACCAATGAGGCGGTTCAGCGAAACCTTGAAGCTTATTATCACTTAGATGAGCCTCTCATTGTGCAATATGTGATCTACTTGAAATCGATCATCACCTTTGATTTTGGACCGTCGATCAAACAGTCTTCGCAAAGTGTGAACGACATGCTGGCAAGAGGCTTCCCTGTTTCATTTGAACTGGGGATGACGGCGCTCGTGCTGGCGGTCATATCAGGAATCGCCCTCGGCATTTTTGCGGCGCTGAAGCAAAACGGGATCATCGATTACTTGGCGATGACAATCGCCGTCCTCGGGATTTCTGTGCCGAACTTCATTATGGCGACCCTCTTGATTCAGCAATTCGCCGTCAATTGGAACATCTTTCCGCCTTCGACCTGGACGAGCCCGATGCATATGGTGCTGCCGACAACGGCTTTGGCGATGGGACCGATGGCGATAATCGCCAGATTGACGCGGTCGAGCATGATTGAAGTGCTGACCCAGGATTATATCCGCACGGCAAGGGCGAAGGGACTCTCTCCCTTTAAAATCGTCATCAAGCATGCGCTTAAAAACGCGCTGATGCCCGTTGTTACGGTGCTTGGCACACTTTCAGCCGCCATTTTAACAGGGAGCTTCGTCATTGAAAAAATCTTCGCGATTCCAGGCATGGGAAAATACTTCGTCGAAAGCATCAACTCCCGCGATTATCCCGTGATTATGGGAACCACCGTTTTCTACAGCATCATCCTCATCGTTATGCTGTTTTTAGTCGATATGGCATACGGAATCCTTGATCCGCGCATTAAACTGCATAAGAAAGGGTGAGAGATATGAGCCTTCCGGTTCGCCGGGAAAATGGGACTCCGCATGGCGGGCCTATCCCGAATGAATGGTTTGCCCCGAAGAAACAGGTAAGGGGTGAAAGCGAATCTGTTGTCAGGCCGAGCCTTTCATACTGGCAGAACGCCTGGCGGATTTTAAGAAAGAACAAGCTGGCGATGACTGGCTTGAGTATTTTAATCTTTCTCTTTATCATGGCGGCTCTCGGGCCGACTCTTTCTCCCCACAGTGTCACACAGCAGTCGCTTTCCCAGCAAAACCTGCCTCCGTCCGGAACGCATTGGTTCGGAACCGACGAGCTGGGCCGCGATGTTTTTACAAGAACATGGTATGGAGCGAGGATTTCGCTTTTTGTCGGCCTTATGGCGGCGTTGATCGATTTTGCGATCGGTGTTATCTACGGCGGTGTTGCCGGCTATAAAGGCGGTAAGACCGATCATGTGATGATGCGGATCATCGAAGTCCTGCACGGGCTTCCATACCTTTTGGTCGTCATCCTTCTGATGGTCTTGATGGGACCGGGACTCGGGACGATTATCGTTGCGCTGACGGTCACCGGCTGGGTCGGCATGGCGAGAATTGTCAGAGGGCAGGTGCTGAAGATCAAACACGATGAGCACGTTCTTGCATCCAAAACATTTGGGGCGAAAACGATGCGGATCATTAGGCGGAACCTGCTTCCGAACATGATGGGGGCGATTATCGTGCAAATGACGCTGACGGTGCCGCAAGCCATATTTGCCGAAGCGTTCTTAAGCTTCCTCGGCTTAGGGATTCAAGCCCCGTTTGCCAGCTGGGGCGTGATGGCCAACGACGGTCTGCCGGTCATTTTGTCGGGGGATTGGTGGCGGCTGTTTTTTCCGGCTTTCTTTATTTCATTGACGATGTTCGCCTTTAATGTTCTGGGAGACGGACTCCAGGATGCGCTGGATCCGAAGCTGAGGAGGTGATGGATGTTTGCGGAAAAAAGTGCTGGATGTTGAAAATCTGCATGTTTCATTTGCGACACACGGAGGGACGGTGAAAGCTGTCCGCGGTGTCAGCTTTGCTTTATATGAAGGGGAAACGTTTGCGGTCGTCGGTGAATCGGGCTGCGGGAAAAGCGTAACATCACAAAGCATCATGCAGCTTTTGCCGAAGTATTCCGCCTCCATCACCGACGGTTCGATCCGCTTTAAAGGAAGGGATTTGCGCTATCTGTCTGAAAAAGAGATGCGGAAAATCCGCGGCGCCGAGATTTCGATGATTTTTCAGGATCCGATGACTGCCCTGAATCCGACGTTAACGATCGGCGACCAGCTGACAGAAGCGGTTTTGGAGCATCGAAGAATTTCAAAGGATGCCGCGAAAAAAGCCGCCCTCTCCATGCTTGAGCTTGTCGGAATCCCGAACCCGAAAGAGCGTTTGCGGCAGTATCCCCATCAATTCAGCGGCGGAATGAGGCAGCGGATCGTAATCGCGATGGCGCTGATCTGCGAACCGGAGATCCTGATTGCGGACGAACCGACAACAGCGCTTGATGTCACCATTCAAGCGCAGATCCTTGAGCTCTTTAAAGACATACAGCGCAAAACCGGGGTCTCGATTATCTTGATTACCCATGATTTGGGCGTTGTCGCGCAGACGGCCGATAGAATCGCGGTCATGTACGCCGGAAAAATCGCGGAGACGGGGACGAGAAAAGACATCTTTTATCATCCGCAGCATCCATACACAAAAGGGTTGCTGAAATCCGTTCCAAGGCTTGACATTGAAGAAGCGGAGCTTGTCCCGATTGACGGGACGCCGCCTGATTTATTTTCACCGCCTCAAGGGTGTCCGTTTACCGCCCGCTGTTCATCTGCAATGGAAGTGTGCGAAAAGCTCCACCCTGTGAAAACCGAACTTACAGCCGGGCATGATGTGTGCTGCTGGCTTCAGGACGAGCGGGCCGTATTGGTGAGAAAGTGATAAGGATCAAATGAAACGGGGGGATTTGATGAAAAGGTTGTGGAGCAGTTTGGCCGCTATGATGATTGTTGTGATGCTGTTTGGGTGTACGGCGAATGAGCAAGCCGGTCAGGAGACGGAAAAGAAAGGAAAGGAAGCTGAAAAAGAACAAATCCTGCGGCTGAACAATGAGAATGAGCCGACGTCATTCGATCCGCCGATCGGCTTTAACAATGTGTCATGGCAGGCGCTGAACAACATTATGGAAGGGCTGACACGGCTTGGAAAAGATCATGAGCCTGAGGCTGCATCAGCCGAAAAATGGGACATTTCCGCTGACGGAAAGACATATACATTTACAATTCGAAAACAGGCGCAATGGTCAAACGGGGATCCGTTGACAGCCGGCGATTTCGAATATGCGTGGAAGCGGCTGCTTGATCCGAAAACGGGTTCATCCGCCGCGTTCCTCGGCTATTTTATCGAAGGAGGAGAGGCGTTTAACACGGGAAAAGGCGCAAAAGATGATGTGAAAGTGGAGGCTTTGGATGACAAAACATTGAAAGTCACACTGGCCCATCCGCAGAAATCGTTTTTAAGCATTGTCGCCAATCCGGCCTTTTTCCCCGTCAATCAAAAGGTCGCCGAAGAAAATCCGAAATGGCACGAAGAAGCAGACACATTTGTCGGCAACGGACCGTTCAAGCTGACAGAGTGGAAGCATGATGAAAGCTTCACGATGGTAAAAAGCGATACGTATTGGGATAAGGAT is a window encoding:
- a CDS encoding M55 family metallopeptidase: MKLYMSVDMEGISGLPDDTFVDSSKLNYERGRAIMTDEANHVIEAALQNGCSEVLVNDSHSKMNNILIERLHPEAQLISGDVKPFSMVQGLDETYGGAVFLGYHARASMRGVMSHSMIFGVRHFYINDQTVGELGFNAYVAGYYGVPVIMVAGDSEAAAEAKELIPNVTTAAVKETISRSAVKCLTPEKAGRLLKEQTAYALQNRDKVKPLTPPDRPVLSIEFANYGQAEWANLMPGTEIKPGTTIVRYQAKDILEAYQAMLVMTELAMRTTFS
- a CDS encoding ABC transporter permease — its product is MSLPVRRENGTPHGGPIPNEWFAPKKQVRGESESVVRPSLSYWQNAWRILRKNKLAMTGLSILIFLFIMAALGPTLSPHSVTQQSLSQQNLPPSGTHWFGTDELGRDVFTRTWYGARISLFVGLMAALIDFAIGVIYGGVAGYKGGKTDHVMMRIIEVLHGLPYLLVVILLMVLMGPGLGTIIVALTVTGWVGMARIVRGQVLKIKHDEHVLASKTFGAKTMRIIRRNLLPNMMGAIIVQMTLTVPQAIFAEAFLSFLGLGIQAPFASWGVMANDGLPVILSGDWWRLFFPAFFISLTMFAFNVLGDGLQDALDPKLRR
- a CDS encoding ABC transporter permease, which translates into the protein MAGYIMKRFFSMLVTILVITTLTFVMMKVIPGSPFNEERNTNEAVQRNLEAYYHLDEPLIVQYVIYLKSIITFDFGPSIKQSSQSVNDMLARGFPVSFELGMTALVLAVISGIALGIFAALKQNGIIDYLAMTIAVLGISVPNFIMATLLIQQFAVNWNIFPPSTWTSPMHMVLPTTALAMGPMAIIARLTRSSMIEVLTQDYIRTARAKGLSPFKIVIKHALKNALMPVVTVLGTLSAAILTGSFVIEKIFAIPGMGKYFVESINSRDYPVIMGTTVFYSIILIVMLFLVDMAYGILDPRIKLHKKG
- the proG gene encoding pyrroline-5-carboxylate reductase ProG translates to MNKIGFIGYGSMARMIAGKLLQQDNIKGETVLVATRADRDKAAAAQRLHPDVSFQSSEDLAKQCGLIFICVPPLAVKETLTNINPFLQEHAHIVSIAAGITLERLHEWTNRQVSRYIPTLTSEAGVGISLVVHGERVTEDNKTSLEGYLSPFSKVKNISENDIDAASNLTSSSPGFIAAIFEEFAQSAVRNSSLTKEEAFEFLIHSLVGTGKLLLEQQMTFEETLRRVATKGGITAEGAEVIQQAVPEVFDKLFERTLDKYQSLKDAVRP
- a CDS encoding ring-cleaving dioxygenase translates to MKVNGIHHVSALTANAQKNLDFYVKGLGMRLIKKTVNQDDPTMYHLFYGDEVATPGSDLTFFEIPMLARKIQGTNCISSVSLRVPSEEALGFWQRRLDELGVRQDGIMQRAGRSVLRFFDHEGQTIILVADAEGKDHGVPVKNSPIPEEFQIRGLGPVELSVPDRGPTEEVLTELLGFKRVAKEELDGSGRELVVFESGDGGAATEVHLTETQDMRRERPGKGSVHHVAFRVKNEDELQKWHEKISAHGFTNSGIVERYYFKALYFREPNGILFELSTDGPGFHVDEGLDELGQSLALPPYLENRRTEIEARLTPIK
- a CDS encoding trypsin-like peptidase domain-containing protein, whose protein sequence is MEYNRENQPQTENEIIVSDKQPNQKLKPEQQKRRLSWMTPIISGIIGGSLVLGVSTYQHSKDQTVDSSAQTQTNQTSTSSSANETKTEKLSSTSSSDVSAMVENISPAIVGISNYQKQTENDMFGFESSDNTNSGSSTEEETGTGSGVIYKKANGKAYIITNNHVVEGASKLKVSLSNGKEVEGKLVGSDSLTDLAVVEISADNVEKVASFGDSSSLRAGESVVAIGNPLGKDLSRTVTQGIISGVDRTVSVNTSAGETEMNVIQTDAAINPGNSGGALLNTKGEVIGINSMKISETGVEGIGFAIPSNDVKPIAEELMSKGKIERPYIGISMMDLSQVPENYQTGTLGLKSSQLNKGVYIGQVASGSPAEKAGLKENDVIVSLNDKETAAGSTLRNILYKDTQIGDTIKVKIIRNGKTMTKQVKLDQKEEASS
- a CDS encoding ABC transporter ATP-binding protein, with translation MRKKVLDVENLHVSFATHGGTVKAVRGVSFALYEGETFAVVGESGCGKSVTSQSIMQLLPKYSASITDGSIRFKGRDLRYLSEKEMRKIRGAEISMIFQDPMTALNPTLTIGDQLTEAVLEHRRISKDAAKKAALSMLELVGIPNPKERLRQYPHQFSGGMRQRIVIAMALICEPEILIADEPTTALDVTIQAQILELFKDIQRKTGVSIILITHDLGVVAQTADRIAVMYAGKIAETGTRKDIFYHPQHPYTKGLLKSVPRLDIEEAELVPIDGTPPDLFSPPQGCPFTARCSSAMEVCEKLHPVKTELTAGHDVCCWLQDERAVLVRK